Proteins encoded by one window of Emticicia oligotrophica DSM 17448:
- a CDS encoding PspC domain-containing protein, giving the protein MVKKLYRTEGSEKMVFGVCGGIAKYIGVDAALIRILWAILTIFGIGTPILIYIIMTFIIPRESQMKA; this is encoded by the coding sequence ATGGTTAAGAAACTATATAGAACCGAAGGCAGCGAAAAAATGGTCTTTGGTGTTTGTGGTGGTATTGCAAAATATATTGGTGTAGATGCTGCCCTCATCAGAATTCTATGGGCAATTCTCACAATTTTTGGTATTGGTACACCAATTTTGATTTATATCATCATGACTTTCATTATTCCACGAGAAAGCCAAATGAAGGCCTAA
- a CDS encoding HesB/IscA family protein, giving the protein MITVTEIAKNKIIELKSKEGITENHGIRVAVEGGGCSGLMYDLQFDGEQRPTDHVFEDNGIKVFVDKKSLLYLIGTELDFSDGLNGKGFQFKNPNATRTCGCGESFSV; this is encoded by the coding sequence ATGATAACTGTAACAGAAATAGCAAAAAATAAAATCATTGAACTAAAATCTAAAGAAGGTATTACTGAAAATCACGGAATTAGGGTGGCAGTTGAAGGTGGTGGTTGCTCAGGTTTGATGTATGATTTGCAGTTTGATGGAGAACAACGTCCGACTGACCACGTTTTTGAAGATAATGGCATAAAAGTCTTTGTTGATAAAAAAAGCCTTCTATATCTGATTGGTACAGAACTTGACTTCTCTGATGGGTTGAATGGTAAGGGATTCCAGTTTAAAAATCCAAATGCAACTCGTACTTGTGGTTGTGGAGAAAGCTTTTCGGTATGA
- a CDS encoding MlaE family ABC transporter permease: protein MGSRQNLFSPKIDKWLINFKDGFDFVVLFFKETFSRDFEFKEFINQCYRIGNSSLLLISLTGFVTGFVFTKQSRPSLESFGATSWLPSLVTIAIIRALAPLVTSLICAGKVGSSIGAELGSMKVTEQIDAMEVSAVNPIRFLVVTRVLASTVTIPLLSFYCALMSMTGAFLNVTTNEDTNLSAFLEQAFNNIVFLDFWTAIIKAVSYGFTIGIVGCYKGYNATNGTLGVGKAANASVVMSMFLIFIEEVFIVQVTNWFR, encoded by the coding sequence ATGGGTTCAAGGCAAAATTTATTCTCTCCCAAAATTGATAAGTGGCTGATTAACTTCAAAGATGGATTCGATTTCGTAGTGTTGTTTTTTAAAGAAACTTTCAGTCGAGATTTCGAATTCAAGGAGTTTATCAATCAATGTTACCGAATCGGCAATAGTTCTCTTTTGCTTATTTCTCTAACAGGCTTCGTGACTGGCTTCGTATTTACTAAGCAGTCTCGTCCTTCACTCGAATCTTTTGGAGCTACTTCTTGGTTACCATCATTAGTTACGATTGCTATCATTCGAGCTCTAGCCCCACTCGTTACCTCATTGATTTGTGCAGGCAAAGTAGGTTCAAGTATAGGGGCCGAATTAGGTTCTATGAAAGTTACCGAGCAAATTGATGCCATGGAAGTCTCGGCCGTAAATCCTATTAGATTTTTAGTAGTAACCAGAGTTTTAGCTTCAACCGTTACGATTCCACTCCTATCGTTTTATTGTGCATTGATGTCAATGACGGGAGCTTTTCTAAACGTAACCACCAACGAAGACACGAATTTATCGGCTTTTCTTGAACAAGCTTTTAATAATATTGTATTTCTCGACTTCTGGACCGCCATCATCAAAGCAGTTTCTTATGGTTTTACTATTGGCATCGTTGGCTGCTATAAAGGCTATAACGCCACAAATGGTACTTTGGGTGTTGGAAAAGCAGCCAATGCTTCGGTGGTTATGTCGATGTTTTTGATATTTATTGAAGAGGTTTTCATTGTTCAAGTAACCAATTGGTTTAGATAA
- a CDS encoding ABC transporter ATP-binding protein — protein MNKVIEIEHLYKSFGDRDILIDATIDLYQGENLVVLGRSGTGKSVLIKIIAGLLTADQGKVNVLGRDVNKLNIKQLNELRLKIGFSFQNSALYDSMTVRENLEFPLVRNIRNMTRSEIDKSVQEVLESVGLLQAIDQMPSELSGGQKKRIGIARTLIMNPEIMLYDEPTAGLDPITCIEINQLINEVKENYHTSSIIITHDLTCAKAVGDRVAVLFDGNFKIQGTFDEVFKNQDPRIKSFYDYNFIEN, from the coding sequence ATGAATAAGGTTATAGAAATAGAGCATTTATATAAATCATTCGGCGATAGAGATATTCTGATTGATGCCACCATCGACCTTTATCAAGGAGAAAACTTGGTTGTTTTGGGGCGTTCGGGTACAGGGAAGTCAGTTTTAATAAAAATCATCGCTGGTTTACTTACAGCAGACCAAGGGAAAGTAAATGTTTTGGGTAGAGATGTCAATAAATTGAATATCAAACAGCTCAATGAGCTTCGCCTAAAAATTGGCTTTTCGTTTCAGAATAGTGCTTTGTATGATAGTATGACGGTACGAGAAAATTTGGAATTTCCTTTAGTGAGAAACATCAGAAATATGACTCGCTCCGAAATAGATAAATCGGTGCAAGAAGTACTAGAATCGGTGGGTTTATTACAAGCGATTGACCAAATGCCTTCGGAACTTTCGGGCGGGCAGAAAAAACGCATCGGGATTGCTCGCACACTTATCATGAATCCTGAAATTATGCTTTATGATGAACCAACGGCAGGTTTAGACCCCATTACATGTATTGAAATCAACCAACTTATCAATGAAGTAAAAGAAAATTATCATACAAGTTCAATTATCATCACCCATGACCTCACCTGTGCAAAAGCCGTTGGCGACCGAGTGGCGGTTTTGTTCGATGGTAATTTCAAGATTCAAGGTACTTTCGATGAAGTATTTAAGAATCAAGACCCAAGAATTAAAAGTTTTTACGATTACAATTTTATAGAGAATTAA
- a CDS encoding MlaD family protein: MANPQASEKTSAKVGLFILIGILILAAGILTLGTMRKTFITRIDATATFESVNGLTKGNNVWFAGVKVGTVRSITFTPDSKVKVDFSIEEESQKFIKQDAMVRVSSDGLIGNPIILISGGSADAPMIDKGHQFKVEKEESTQEMMKTLQANNKNILSITEDLKHLVADIRAGQGSIGKLMKDEAMYANLTKSLATVEAATRELKQGAEGLASLSTKLNTQGNLVNSIATDKEIYPSIKQTITTLQVASDNLKQTSLAAKQMVDNLEQTSKTINKMTSNTTSPVGVLLHDEKTANDIKGTISNLESSSEKLNQNLEALKHNILFRRYFKKQAKEQDVKK, encoded by the coding sequence ATGGCAAACCCACAAGCTTCAGAGAAAACTTCCGCCAAAGTTGGGCTTTTTATTTTAATCGGTATCCTTATATTGGCAGCAGGAATTCTTACACTCGGCACCATGCGAAAAACTTTTATCACACGCATTGATGCCACGGCAACTTTTGAAAGTGTCAATGGTCTTACAAAGGGCAATAACGTTTGGTTTGCTGGGGTAAAAGTAGGCACAGTTCGAAGTATAACATTTACACCAGACTCTAAAGTTAAAGTAGATTTTAGTATTGAAGAAGAGTCACAGAAGTTTATCAAGCAAGATGCGATGGTACGCGTGAGTTCAGATGGACTGATTGGGAATCCGATTATTTTAATTTCTGGTGGTTCTGCCGATGCTCCAATGATTGACAAAGGACATCAATTTAAAGTAGAAAAAGAAGAATCTACCCAAGAAATGATGAAAACCTTGCAGGCAAACAACAAGAATATTCTTTCAATTACCGAAGATTTGAAACATTTAGTAGCTGATATTCGAGCAGGACAAGGTTCGATTGGTAAATTGATGAAAGATGAAGCCATGTATGCCAATCTAACCAAATCGTTGGCTACGGTAGAAGCAGCCACTCGTGAATTGAAACAAGGAGCCGAAGGTCTGGCTTCTCTTTCGACCAAACTCAATACACAGGGCAATTTGGTAAATTCTATTGCAACAGATAAAGAGATTTATCCTTCCATTAAACAAACCATTACTACCCTACAAGTAGCTTCTGATAATCTTAAGCAAACATCATTAGCAGCTAAACAGATGGTTGATAATTTAGAACAAACCTCTAAAACAATCAACAAAATGACCAGCAATACGACATCACCTGTTGGCGTACTTTTGCACGATGAAAAAACTGCTAATGATATTAAAGGAACCATTAGTAATTTGGAAAGTAGCAGTGAGAAACTCAATCAAAACTTAGAAGCACTCAAACATAATATTCTCTTTAGAAGATATTTTAAAAAGCAAGCCAAAGAGCAGGATGTGAAGAAATAG